From one Phocaeicola salanitronis DSM 18170 genomic stretch:
- a CDS encoding M16 family metallopeptidase — MGYQTATLPNGIRIVHEPNPINVAYCGYAVDAGTRDERADEQGMAHFVEHLIFKGTRKRHAWHILNRMENVGGELNAYTNKEETVIYSAFLKEDFLRAAELLTDIVFNSTFPQNEIEKETEVIIDEIQSYEDSPAELIFDDFEELIFPNHPLGRNILGKPEQLRNFRSEDALDFVGRYYKPDNLVFFVQGNLDFNRIVRTMEKVTAMIPFGKVENYVRQAPGPYVPRQVTVHKDTHQVHVMIGGRGYSAYDERRTGLYLLNNILGGPGMNSRLNVALREKRGLVYNVESNLTAYTDTGTFCIYFGCDPEDADRCIELVQRELRKLREQPLTDSRLNAAKKQIIGQIGVASDNFENNALDMAKCFLHYKHYENKEEVFRRIEALTAGQLQDIANEMFSENYLSTLIYR; from the coding sequence ATGGGCTACCAGACAGCGACTTTACCCAATGGAATACGTATTGTTCACGAACCGAATCCGATAAATGTGGCATACTGCGGTTACGCCGTGGATGCCGGCACTCGGGATGAACGGGCAGACGAGCAAGGCATGGCGCATTTCGTGGAACACCTGATATTCAAAGGAACACGCAAACGCCATGCATGGCACATCCTGAACCGGATGGAGAATGTGGGAGGAGAACTGAATGCCTATACCAACAAGGAAGAGACCGTTATCTATAGCGCTTTCCTGAAAGAAGACTTCCTGCGCGCTGCGGAACTGCTGACCGATATCGTATTCAACAGCACGTTCCCGCAAAACGAAATCGAGAAGGAGACAGAAGTCATCATCGACGAAATACAAAGCTACGAAGACAGTCCTGCAGAACTGATATTCGATGATTTCGAGGAACTGATTTTTCCCAATCACCCGCTGGGAAGAAACATCTTGGGCAAGCCCGAACAGCTTCGGAACTTCCGGAGCGAGGATGCGCTGGACTTTGTGGGACGTTATTACAAGCCGGACAATCTGGTCTTTTTCGTGCAAGGGAATCTGGACTTCAACCGCATCGTACGCACCATGGAGAAGGTCACGGCGATGATTCCTTTCGGCAAAGTGGAAAACTATGTCCGCCAGGCTCCCGGACCTTATGTGCCGCGCCAAGTCACGGTGCACAAAGACACGCATCAGGTACATGTCATGATAGGCGGGCGTGGCTATAGCGCATACGACGAACGGCGTACAGGACTTTACTTGCTGAATAATATTCTGGGCGGGCCGGGCATGAACAGCCGGTTGAATGTCGCTTTGCGCGAAAAAAGAGGGTTGGTGTATAACGTAGAATCCAATCTGACCGCCTATACCGATACAGGTACGTTCTGCATTTATTTCGGATGCGACCCGGAAGATGCCGACCGTTGCATCGAACTGGTGCAAAGGGAGTTGCGTAAGCTTCGCGAACAGCCGTTGACCGATTCCCGCCTGAATGCGGCAAAGAAGCAAATCATCGGGCAAATCGGCGTAGCAAGTGACAACTTTGAGAATAACGCCCTCGACATGGCGAAATGTTTCTTGCATTACAAGCATTACGAAAACAAAGAAGAAGTGTTCCGCCGCATCGAAGCCCTTACCGCCGGACAATTGCAAGACATCGCAAACGAAATGTTTTCGGAAAATTATCTCTCTACTTTAATCTACCGATAA
- a CDS encoding LOG family protein: MDKIALFCSASDAINPVYAEKAKELGDWIGEHHKWLIYGGSNTGLMESVAEAAKAKGAMIMGVVPTKLEEQGRVSDKLDVTFRAVTLSDRKDIMLQEADVMVALPGGVGTLDEVFHVMASATIGYHGKQVIFYNVNGFWDDILRFFAKLETAHFAHRPLKQYYKVANTFEELTKLLA, from the coding sequence ATGGACAAAATAGCACTGTTCTGTTCCGCATCCGATGCGATAAATCCTGTTTATGCCGAAAAGGCAAAAGAGTTGGGCGATTGGATAGGCGAACATCATAAATGGCTGATATACGGAGGTTCGAATACCGGACTGATGGAATCCGTAGCGGAAGCTGCCAAGGCGAAAGGCGCAATGATTATGGGTGTAGTCCCTACCAAGCTGGAAGAACAAGGCAGGGTAAGCGACAAGCTGGACGTGACATTCCGTGCCGTAACCCTGAGCGACCGGAAAGACATCATGCTGCAAGAAGCTGACGTAATGGTTGCTTTGCCGGGCGGTGTAGGGACATTAGACGAGGTTTTTCACGTCATGGCTTCGGCAACCATCGGCTATCACGGGAAACAGGTCATCTTTTATAACGTCAATGGCTTTTGGGACGATATTCTCCGGTTCTTTGCCAAACTGGAAACGGCACATTTTGCCCACCGGCCGTTGAAACAATACTATAAGGTGGCGAATACATTCGAAGAACTGACTAAACTGTTAGCATAA
- a CDS encoding carbohydrate kinase family protein: MRKIIGIGEAILDILFRNNQVQAAVPGGSVYNALISLGRMGMDVTFISETGNDPVGKIILENMRANGVHTGCVNVFSEGKSPVSLAFLNEQNDAGYVFYKDYPSRRLDVALPDIQEDDIVMMGSYFAVTPALREKVKELLDLARERGAIVYYDVNFRSAHAHEAIKLMPFILENFEYTDILRGSAEDFRNLFGLDDPKRIYREKVDFYCKSFICTDGPHDISLFTKNFAKQYPVPQVKAVSTIGAGDNFNAGVVYGLIANRIRRSDLDSLNEKDWDDIIACGTAFGSEVCQSMSNSVSLEFAKNFRR; the protein is encoded by the coding sequence ATGAGAAAGATAATAGGCATAGGAGAAGCCATCCTCGATATTCTTTTCCGCAATAACCAGGTTCAGGCGGCTGTTCCGGGCGGTTCGGTATACAATGCCCTGATATCGCTGGGCAGGATGGGCATGGACGTCACTTTTATAAGCGAAACAGGAAACGACCCTGTGGGAAAAATCATTCTGGAGAATATGCGTGCCAATGGCGTGCATACCGGTTGCGTCAATGTGTTTTCCGAAGGGAAATCGCCCGTCTCTTTGGCTTTTCTTAATGAGCAGAACGATGCCGGATACGTCTTTTATAAAGATTACCCCAGCCGGCGTTTAGACGTGGCTCTGCCCGATATTCAAGAAGACGACATTGTGATGATGGGCTCTTACTTTGCCGTTACGCCTGCGTTGAGAGAGAAAGTGAAGGAATTGCTCGACTTGGCACGCGAGCGGGGCGCCATTGTCTATTACGATGTGAATTTCCGTAGCGCTCATGCCCATGAAGCCATCAAGCTGATGCCCTTTATCCTCGAAAACTTCGAATATACCGACATCTTGCGAGGCTCTGCCGAAGATTTCCGGAACCTGTTCGGGCTGGATGACCCGAAACGCATTTACCGCGAGAAGGTGGATTTCTATTGCAAATCGTTTATCTGCACCGACGGACCGCACGACATAAGCCTTTTCACAAAGAACTTCGCCAAGCAATACCCCGTACCTCAGGTGAAAGCGGTAAGCACTATCGGGGCGGGCGATAACTTCAATGCAGGTGTAGTCTACGGGCTGATAGCCAACCGCATCCGCCGTTCCGACCTCGATAGCCTGAACGAAAAAGACTGGGACGACATCATTGCGTGCGGAACGGCGTTCGGAAGCGAAGTGTGCCAAAGCATGTCCAACTCCGTTTCCCTTGAGTTTGCGAAGAATTTCCGCAGATAG
- the argS gene encoding arginine--tRNA ligase: MKIEDKLTASVIDGVKKLYGAEITPAMVQLQKTKKEFAGHLTVVVFPFLKLSKKGPEQTGQEIGEYLKANEPAIADYNVIKGFLNLTIASDVWIDLLNRIHADAQWGIRKADEKAPLVMIEYSSPNTNKPLHLGHVRNNLLGNALANIMAANGNRVVKTNIVNDRGIHICKSMLAWLKYGNGETPESSGKKGDHLIGDYYVAFDKHYKAEVAELMEKGLSKEEAEAQSPLMQEAREMLRKWEAGDPEVRALWEKMNNWVYAGFDETYKMMGVSFDKIYYESNTYLEGKKKVLEGLEKGIFYRKEDGSVWADLTPEGLDQKLLLRADGTSVYMTQDIGTAEQRFADYPIDKMIYVVGNEQNYHFQVLSILLDKLGFEWGKDLVHFSYGMVELPEGKMKSREGTVVDADDLMEAMIQTAKETSNELGKLDGLTQEEADDIARIVGLGALKYFILKVDARKNMTFNPKESIDFNGNTGPFIQYTYARIQSILRKAAEAGITIPAVIPAGMELTAKEEGLIQMLADFTATVDQAGTDYNPSILANYAYDLVKEYNQFYHDFSILREENEALKVFRLALSQNVGKIVKEAMGLLGIEVPERM; encoded by the coding sequence ATGAAAATAGAAGACAAACTTACAGCTTCCGTTATCGACGGAGTGAAGAAGCTGTACGGAGCGGAGATTACCCCCGCCATGGTGCAGTTGCAAAAGACGAAGAAAGAGTTTGCGGGCCACTTGACAGTGGTAGTGTTCCCTTTTCTGAAACTTTCGAAGAAAGGACCGGAGCAAACCGGGCAGGAAATCGGAGAATACCTGAAGGCGAACGAACCTGCCATTGCCGACTATAATGTCATCAAAGGATTCCTGAACCTGACGATTGCTTCGGACGTATGGATTGACTTGCTGAACCGCATCCATGCCGATGCGCAATGGGGTATCCGCAAAGCCGACGAGAAGGCTCCGCTGGTGATGATTGAATATTCATCGCCCAATACCAACAAACCGCTCCACTTGGGACATGTGCGTAACAACCTGCTGGGTAATGCACTTGCCAATATCATGGCTGCCAACGGCAACCGCGTGGTGAAAACCAACATCGTGAACGACCGCGGCATCCACATCTGCAAATCCATGCTGGCATGGCTGAAATACGGCAACGGCGAGACTCCCGAATCATCGGGAAAGAAAGGCGACCACCTGATAGGCGATTACTACGTAGCCTTCGACAAGCACTACAAAGCCGAAGTAGCCGAACTGATGGAAAAAGGCTTGAGCAAAGAAGAAGCCGAAGCCCAGTCGCCTTTGATGCAGGAAGCCCGTGAAATGCTCCGCAAATGGGAAGCAGGCGACCCCGAAGTGCGTGCCCTTTGGGAGAAGATGAACAACTGGGTATATGCCGGATTCGATGAGACCTACAAGATGATGGGAGTAAGCTTCGACAAGATTTATTACGAATCGAACACCTATCTGGAAGGGAAAAAGAAAGTGTTGGAAGGCCTGGAAAAAGGTATCTTCTACCGCAAGGAAGACGGTTCGGTATGGGCAGACCTTACCCCCGAAGGACTTGACCAGAAACTGTTGCTCCGTGCCGACGGTACCTCGGTTTACATGACCCAAGACATCGGTACTGCCGAACAGCGCTTTGCCGATTATCCGATAGACAAGATGATATACGTGGTAGGCAACGAACAGAACTACCACTTCCAAGTGCTTTCTATCCTGCTCGACAAGCTGGGATTCGAGTGGGGAAAAGACTTGGTGCACTTCTCTTACGGCATGGTAGAATTGCCCGAAGGAAAGATGAAGAGCCGCGAAGGTACCGTGGTAGATGCCGACGACCTGATGGAAGCCATGATTCAGACTGCTAAGGAAACCAGCAACGAGTTGGGCAAACTGGACGGACTGACACAGGAAGAAGCCGATGACATCGCCCGCATCGTAGGATTGGGCGCATTGAAATATTTCATCTTGAAGGTAGATGCGCGCAAGAACATGACCTTTAATCCGAAAGAATCTATCGACTTCAACGGGAATACCGGTCCTTTCATCCAATACACGTATGCCCGTATCCAGTCCATCCTGCGCAAGGCAGCCGAAGCCGGCATCACGATTCCGGCGGTTATCCCAGCCGGCATGGAACTGACAGCAAAAGAAGAAGGACTGATTCAGATGCTTGCAGACTTTACGGCTACCGTAGATCAGGCAGGTACCGACTATAACCCGTCTATCCTTGCCAACTATGCTTACGACTTGGTAAAAGAATACAACCAGTTCTACCACGACTTCAGCATCCTGCGCGAAGAAAACGAAGCGTTGAAAGTCTTCCGCCTTGCTCTGAGCCAGAACGTGGGCAAGATTGTGAAAGAAGCCATGGGATTGCTGGGCATCGAAGTGCCTGAACGCATGTAA
- a CDS encoding DUF6722 family protein, with the protein MWKEKLGNYLIDVSKYFLTGVFIASLVKDLEDMRWLIYTISGTVAAILLIAGLLLTNQKKEEK; encoded by the coding sequence ATGTGGAAAGAGAAATTAGGGAACTATCTGATAGATGTTTCCAAGTATTTTTTAACCGGTGTATTTATTGCATCACTGGTAAAAGATCTGGAGGATATGCGATGGCTGATTTATACGATTAGCGGCACTGTAGCGGCAATTTTGCTTATTGCCGGATTACTATTGACAAATCAAAAGAAGGAGGAAAAATAA
- a CDS encoding DUF3810 domain-containing protein, translating to MKYIRFRYIRWAVLALLLIGVWMFRWIPGAGEWYAREVYPGLSVCLSGVASVVPFSLCEVTVIGIGGFLLVYPFVARRKKRSGWHILGREVEVLVWVYVWFYWGWGMNYFRNDFFSRSGVARVSYEEARFHRFLEAYTDSLNATYGVQMSLSETGMQNEVKRIYRHVPERFGLTVPKDFQHPKRSLVNGLYSKVGVLGYMGPFFDESHVNHELLPAQYPFTYAHELSHLLGVSQEAEANFWAYQVCVRSANRYVRYCGYFGLLPYIYRDAYRILGEAGCKEWASHIRSDIMRELRAKEIYWGERYSPWIGAVQDAVYNWYLKGNCIPSGTKNYGEVTGMILSLPENWWQ from the coding sequence ATGAAATACATTCGATTCCGATATATTCGTTGGGCGGTACTGGCTCTGCTTCTGATAGGTGTGTGGATGTTCCGCTGGATACCCGGTGCCGGAGAATGGTACGCACGGGAGGTATATCCTGGGCTTTCCGTTTGCCTTTCGGGTGTGGCTTCGGTAGTTCCGTTCTCGCTTTGCGAAGTGACGGTTATCGGGATTGGAGGCTTCCTGCTGGTTTATCCTTTTGTGGCACGGCGGAAGAAACGGAGCGGATGGCACATCTTAGGGCGTGAAGTGGAAGTGTTGGTGTGGGTTTACGTCTGGTTCTATTGGGGCTGGGGGATGAATTACTTCCGGAATGACTTCTTTTCCCGTTCGGGCGTAGCGCGTGTTTCGTATGAAGAGGCACGGTTTCATCGTTTTCTCGAAGCCTATACCGATAGCTTGAATGCCACGTATGGTGTGCAGATGTCCTTGTCTGAAACCGGAATGCAAAACGAGGTGAAACGGATATACCGGCATGTGCCGGAGCGGTTCGGGCTGACCGTTCCGAAAGACTTTCAGCATCCGAAGCGCTCTTTGGTAAACGGACTGTATTCGAAAGTCGGTGTGCTGGGCTATATGGGACCTTTCTTTGATGAGTCGCACGTCAATCACGAATTGCTTCCGGCACAATACCCGTTTACGTATGCTCACGAGCTTTCCCACCTGCTGGGCGTGAGCCAGGAAGCCGAAGCCAATTTCTGGGCGTATCAGGTTTGCGTCCGCTCCGCAAATAGGTACGTGCGCTATTGCGGATACTTCGGTTTGCTACCTTATATATATAGGGACGCTTATCGGATATTGGGCGAAGCCGGCTGTAAAGAATGGGCAAGCCATATCCGTTCCGACATTATGCGGGAACTCCGCGCGAAAGAAATTTATTGGGGAGAACGGTATAGCCCGTGGATAGGTGCGGTACAGGATGCTGTCTATAACTGGTACCTGAAAGGAAACTGTATCCCGTCGGGGACGAAGAATTATGGCGAGGTGACAGGTATGATTCTTTCCTTGCCCGAAAACTGGTGGCAATGA
- a CDS encoding ATP-binding protein yields MKYPIGIQSFDRIIEDGYVYVDKTDLIYQLVKGSSIYFLSRPRRFGKSLLVSTLKCYFQGRKELFKGLAIDKLETEWAEYPVFHIDFNGDNFTKAGILEKKIEGRIASWEDQYGKDARRETLGDRFAYVLQQAHKQYGRRCVVLIDEYDKPILDVLDTGYTTTVGGEKRLLEDAHREILKGFYSTFKLADEDLQFVLLTGVTKFSQVSVFSGFNQPSDISMDEQYETLCGITQEELERYFAEPIKVLATKYKVTEERMLDMLKHRYDGYHFSGNLTDMYNPFSLLNAFAKKTLRDYWFASGTPTYLIRLLNHTQENLNELTGRYYRPEEFVDYKADVEKPLPMIYQSGYLTIKGYEPVYERFLLDFPNNEVKNGFVSLIASDYLKSKENMGNWVIDVVESLKHGDLEQLRKLFTSFLAGIPYSMRSKKSETEKERFFHYTLYLIFRLISVYTVYTEKEQSQGRADCIVETDDYIYIFEFKRDGTADEALAQIEAKGYARPYEADPRTLYKIGVSFSSETGTVEDWKTA; encoded by the coding sequence ATGAAGTATCCGATAGGAATCCAGAGCTTTGACAGAATTATAGAGGACGGTTATGTCTATGTAGACAAAACCGATTTAATCTACCAACTGGTAAAGGGCAGTAGTATTTATTTCCTGAGCCGCCCTCGCCGGTTCGGCAAGAGCCTGCTGGTATCTACCCTGAAATGCTATTTCCAAGGGCGGAAAGAACTGTTCAAGGGGCTTGCCATTGACAAGTTAGAGACGGAATGGGCGGAATATCCCGTGTTCCATATCGACTTCAACGGAGATAATTTCACCAAAGCCGGAATACTGGAGAAAAAGATAGAGGGCAGGATTGCTTCATGGGAAGACCAATATGGCAAAGATGCAAGAAGGGAAACATTGGGCGACCGGTTCGCCTACGTGCTGCAGCAGGCGCACAAGCAGTACGGCAGGCGGTGCGTGGTGTTGATAGACGAATACGACAAGCCGATACTCGATGTGCTGGATACGGGCTACACGACTACGGTAGGCGGAGAGAAGCGTCTGCTGGAGGACGCCCACAGGGAAATCCTGAAAGGTTTCTATTCCACCTTTAAATTAGCGGACGAAGACCTCCAGTTTGTCCTGCTGACAGGTGTGACCAAGTTCTCTCAGGTGAGCGTGTTCAGCGGATTCAACCAGCCGAGCGACATCAGCATGGACGAGCAGTATGAAACGCTCTGCGGCATCACGCAGGAAGAGCTGGAGCGTTATTTTGCCGAACCTATCAAGGTGTTGGCCACGAAATATAAGGTTACTGAAGAAAGGATGCTGGACATGCTGAAGCACCGGTATGACGGTTATCACTTCAGCGGCAACCTGACGGACATGTACAACCCGTTCAGCCTGTTGAACGCGTTTGCCAAAAAGACACTCCGCGACTATTGGTTTGCCAGCGGCACGCCTACCTACCTGATCCGCCTGCTGAACCATACACAAGAAAACCTGAACGAACTGACCGGACGCTATTACCGCCCCGAAGAGTTTGTAGATTACAAGGCGGACGTGGAAAAGCCTCTGCCGATGATTTACCAGAGCGGCTATCTGACCATCAAAGGATATGAGCCTGTATACGAACGTTTCCTGCTCGACTTCCCGAACAATGAAGTAAAGAACGGTTTCGTGTCCTTAATCGCTTCCGATTACCTGAAATCCAAAGAAAATATGGGGAATTGGGTTATAGACGTGGTGGAGTCTCTGAAACACGGTGATTTGGAGCAGCTCCGCAAGCTGTTCACCTCCTTCCTCGCCGGCATCCCTTACTCGATGCGCAGCAAGAAGAGCGAGACGGAGAAGGAACGCTTCTTCCACTACACGCTCTACCTGATTTTCCGCCTGATAAGCGTCTACACGGTCTATACCGAAAAGGAGCAGAGCCAAGGGCGTGCCGACTGCATCGTAGAGACCGATGACTATATCTATATCTTCGAGTTCAAACGAGACGGCACGGCAGACGAAGCGTTGGCGCAGATAGAGGCGAAAGGCTACGCCCGACCCTACGAAGCCGACCCGCGCACCTTATATAAAATAGGTGTCAGCTTCTCTTCCGAGACGGGGACGGTGGAGGACTGGAAAACCGCTTGA
- a CDS encoding BRO-N domain-containing protein: MTKKEALKLFEDKKVRTVWDDEQEKWYFAIVDVIAILTDNDYQGARNYWKVLKNRLAKEGNEPVTNCNRLKLRAADGKMRQTDVADTEQLFRIIQSVPSPKAEPFKQWMARVASDRIDQMQDPELSIDQAIIDYKRLGYSDNWINQRIRSIEVRKELTDEWKRGGLEEGVQYASLTDIITKEWSGRTTKEYKRLKGLKKENLCDNMTNVELALNTLAEASATEISKQRNPKGFKQHAEVAQNGGMVAKVAREQLEQQLGRTVISSAKASDYLLPSEETEEDA, translated from the coding sequence ATGACAAAGAAAGAAGCGTTGAAACTTTTTGAGGACAAAAAAGTCCGTACCGTATGGGATGATGAGCAGGAGAAGTGGTATTTCGCCATTGTAGACGTTATTGCCATTCTTACAGACAATGATTATCAAGGCGCAAGAAATTATTGGAAAGTTCTGAAAAACAGGCTCGCTAAAGAAGGCAATGAACCGGTTACAAACTGTAACCGGTTGAAACTCCGTGCGGCAGACGGCAAGATGCGGCAGACGGATGTAGCCGATACCGAACAGCTTTTCCGGATTATCCAGTCGGTCCCTTCGCCTAAAGCCGAACCTTTCAAGCAATGGATGGCACGTGTAGCGTCCGACCGCATTGACCAAATGCAAGACCCGGAACTTTCCATAGACCAAGCAATCATCGACTATAAGCGGCTGGGCTATTCGGACAATTGGATTAACCAGCGCATCCGCAGCATTGAGGTGCGCAAGGAGCTTACGGACGAATGGAAGCGTGGAGGGCTGGAGGAAGGCGTGCAATACGCCTCGCTGACGGATATTATTACGAAAGAATGGAGCGGGCGCACCACGAAAGAGTATAAACGCCTGAAAGGCTTGAAGAAAGAAAACCTGTGTGACAATATGACCAATGTGGAACTGGCTCTTAATACGCTTGCCGAAGCGTCTGCCACGGAGATTTCCAAGCAACGTAACCCGAAAGGCTTCAAGCAGCATGCGGAGGTGGCTCAAAATGGAGGCATGGTGGCAAAGGTGGCACGCGAACAGCTTGAACAGCAGTTAGGGCGTACGGTCATTTCGTCTGCAAAGGCGAGTGATTATTTGCTCCCTTCCGAAGAAACGGAAGAGGACGCATGA
- a CDS encoding ribonuclease H1 domain-containing protein codes for MGKKKFYVVWKGVEPGVYDSWTDCQLQIKGYKGALYKSFDTREEAEKALVTPPHHYLQPHKETASQSFEKRLPSGFDLNCLAVDAACSGNPGPMEYRGVYLLTGQEIFHFGPVYGTNNIGEFLAIVHALALLKQKNISMPVYSDSRNALSWVKQKKCKTKLERTAKTEELFRLIERAEKWLKENAYTTPLLKWETEKWGEVPADFGRK; via the coding sequence ATGGGAAAGAAGAAATTTTACGTGGTGTGGAAAGGCGTAGAACCAGGTGTGTACGACTCGTGGACAGATTGCCAGCTACAGATTAAAGGCTATAAGGGTGCGCTCTATAAATCGTTTGATACACGTGAAGAAGCAGAAAAGGCATTGGTTACCCCTCCGCACCATTACCTGCAGCCCCATAAAGAAACGGCAAGCCAATCTTTTGAAAAACGCTTGCCTTCCGGTTTCGACTTGAATTGCCTTGCCGTAGATGCGGCATGCAGCGGTAATCCAGGTCCGATGGAGTACCGGGGTGTGTATCTGTTGACGGGGCAGGAAATCTTTCACTTCGGTCCCGTATATGGAACAAACAATATCGGCGAATTCCTTGCCATCGTACATGCCCTTGCTTTGTTAAAACAAAAGAACATCTCAATGCCTGTCTATTCAGATAGCCGGAACGCCTTGAGCTGGGTGAAGCAAAAGAAATGCAAAACCAAACTGGAGCGTACGGCAAAGACCGAAGAATTGTTTCGCCTGATAGAACGTGCCGAGAAATGGTTGAAAGAAAATGCCTACACCACTCCTTTACTAAAATGGGAGACTGAGAAATGGGGTGAAGTACCGGCTGATTTCGGACGAAAATAG
- the ybeY gene encoding rRNA maturation RNase YbeY: MITYQTEGVEMPSIRKRETTEWVKAVAQTYGKKVGEIAYIFCSDEKILEVNRQYLQHDYYTDIITFDYSEGNRIAGDLFISLDTVRTNAEQFNAPYDTELHRVIIHGILHLCGINDKGPGEREIMEAAENKALALLAEMG, from the coding sequence ATGATTACGTATCAGACCGAGGGAGTGGAAATGCCCTCTATCAGGAAAAGAGAGACCACGGAATGGGTGAAAGCCGTCGCCCAAACGTATGGAAAGAAGGTGGGAGAGATAGCCTACATCTTCTGCTCCGATGAGAAGATATTGGAGGTGAACCGCCAATACCTGCAACACGATTATTATACCGACATCATCACCTTCGACTATTCCGAAGGAAACCGCATTGCGGGCGACCTGTTTATCAGCCTCGACACGGTGCGCACCAATGCCGAACAATTCAATGCCCCGTATGACACCGAGCTGCACCGGGTCATCATCCACGGCATCCTGCACCTGTGCGGCATCAACGACAAAGGTCCGGGCGAGCGTGAAATCATGGAAGCCGCCGAGAACAAGGCACTCGCCCTGCTGGCGGAAATGGGTTGA
- a CDS encoding nucleoside recognition domain-containing protein — protein sequence MVLNYIWIAFFVLAFIVATIRLVFFGDAEVFPDIINSTFASSKSAFEISLGLTGVLALWMGIMRIGEQGGVIALFSRVLSPLFSKLFPDIPKGHPVTGSIFMNMAANMLGLDNAATPLGLKAMEGLQELNPKKDTATNPMIMFLVINTSGLTLIPISIMVYRAQLGAAQPTDVFVPILIATFISTLAGIIAVALYQRINLLNRTILLFLGGAIAFITGIIWFFSTLSQDQIDLYSTTFANVFLFVIIIGFIAAGIRKKVNVYDAFIEGAKEGFTTAVRIIPYLVAILVAIGVFRASGCMDYLTQGIASLVEMCGLDSDFVGALPTALMKPLSGSGARGLMVDAMSTYGADSFVGRLACIFQGSTDTTFYILAVYFGSVGVAKTRHAVPCGLLADFAGILAAIFVCYLFF from the coding sequence ATGGTTCTGAACTACATCTGGATTGCTTTCTTCGTGCTGGCTTTTATTGTTGCCACAATACGGCTGGTATTCTTTGGTGACGCGGAGGTATTCCCCGACATCATCAACTCCACCTTTGCCTCTTCCAAGTCGGCATTCGAGATTTCCCTCGGGCTGACCGGTGTGCTGGCACTTTGGATGGGCATCATGCGCATTGGCGAGCAAGGCGGAGTCATCGCCCTTTTCTCGCGCGTGCTTAGCCCTTTGTTTTCCAAACTCTTTCCCGACATTCCCAAAGGGCATCCCGTAACGGGAAGCATCTTTATGAACATGGCGGCCAATATGTTGGGATTGGACAATGCCGCCACGCCCCTCGGGCTGAAAGCCATGGAAGGCTTGCAAGAACTGAATCCAAAGAAAGATACCGCCACCAACCCGATGATTATGTTCCTGGTGATAAACACTTCGGGACTGACCCTGATACCTATCAGCATCATGGTCTACCGCGCCCAGCTGGGGGCGGCACAACCCACCGATGTATTCGTGCCGATACTCATCGCCACCTTTATTTCCACCCTTGCCGGTATCATTGCCGTGGCTCTTTATCAGCGCATCAACCTTTTGAACCGCACGATTCTGCTCTTTTTAGGAGGAGCAATCGCATTCATAACAGGCATCATCTGGTTCTTCAGCACCTTGTCACAAGACCAAATCGACCTCTACTCTACCACCTTTGCCAATGTTTTCCTGTTCGTGATTATCATCGGGTTCATCGCGGCGGGCATCCGCAAGAAAGTGAATGTGTACGATGCATTCATCGAAGGAGCGAAAGAGGGATTCACCACCGCCGTGCGCATCATCCCCTATCTGGTGGCGATACTGGTGGCTATCGGCGTGTTCCGTGCTTCGGGGTGTATGGATTACTTGACCCAAGGCATTGCCTCGCTGGTAGAGATGTGTGGGCTGGATAGCGATTTCGTAGGCGCGCTTCCTACGGCTCTGATGAAACCGTTAAGCGGAAGCGGTGCACGCGGATTGATGGTAGATGCCATGAGCACCTACGGAGCAGATTCGTTCGTAGGACGGTTGGCATGTATCTTCCAAGGCTCTACCGACACCACGTTTTATATCCTTGCGGTGTACTTCGGAAGCGTAGGCGTAGCAAAGACCCGCCATGCCGTACCTTGCGGCTTGCTTGCAGACTTTGCGGGCATCCTTGCCGCGATATTCGTTTGCTATTTATTCTTCTAA